The following DNA comes from Eretmochelys imbricata isolate rEreImb1 chromosome 2, rEreImb1.hap1, whole genome shotgun sequence.
aagTGTAAGGTcgtgcatttagggattaacaacaagaattttagttataagatggggacgcatcaattggaagtaacagaggagaagaaggaccttggagtattggttgaccacacgATGagtatgagccgccaatgtgatatggccgtgaaaaaagctaattcggtcttgggatgcatcaggcgaggtacttccagtaaagataaggagATGCTAGTACTCTTATACAAGGCACctgtgagacctcagctggaatactgtgtgcagttctggtctcccaagtttaagaaggatgaattcaaacaggtacagagaagggctactaggatgaactgaggaatggaaaacctgtcttatgaaaggagacttaaggagcttggcttgtttagcttaagctaaagaaggctgaggggagatatgattgctctctataaatatatcaaagggataaatactggagagggagaggaattatttaagctcagtaccaatgtggacacaagaacaaatggatataaactggccatcaggaagtttagatttgaaattagacaaaggtttctaaccatcagtgaagttctggaacagccttccaagggaagcagtgggggcaaaagacctatatggcttcaagattaagctcaatacgtttatggaggagatggtatgatgggataacatgattttggcaattaattgatttttgGCTCTTCgtagtaaataggcccaatggcctgtgatgggatgttagatggggtgggatctgagttactacagagaattctttcctgggtatctggttggtgagtcttgcccacatactcagagttcagctgattgccatatttggggtcggaaaggaattttcctccagggcagattggcagaggccctgggagtTTTTCGCCGTCCCCTCCAGCGTGGGGCACTAACAGACTGTTCCTGAATGAAACTAATGTTGAAAAGCTATTAGAAGGCCAAAGTGACTTAAATTTATCGTGTGGCTACGTTGCTATTATGAGGACATTAAAAAATGTCCTGCTTGCTTACAGGTTCATTAAACTTTGTGCTCTATCATTTCAGTAGATGGTTCCAGTTAGCAGAATATTTGATCTTAAAGAATCcaaagaaacaattttttgtgCACTTTTAAGATGAGCGTGAATCCTGTATCTTCCTATTTCACAACTCTTGACAGactcttacattttattttaggagaaatctgttttatttaatcTATTCAGTTTCTACTTTCCTACCCAGTCCCGCTCAGATTGGGCACATTGAGAGAGGTTGTCTACGTAAATTCTTCTATTCTTATGAATACTTATAATTTATAGAATTTCTGCCATTGCTGCCAGCCACCTGTGCCTTCTTTGGCTGCCTATTACACAGTTGTGCTTACTGCATACTGCTTATTCCCACAATGATAGCACACAATGTTGTGGGACAGTACACACACGGCACTGATTTCTCTCAAAAGTCTGCCCTTTGTACTTCTTCCATACCTGTCTGGCAACCCCATTCCCACTTGAAGTTGTGGTTTATGTAAATATGGGGTTTGCTTATTAAAAAGACTTGGAATGCTTGTTCCATTTGTAAAAGACTGTCTCTTGCAATGATCTTTGATGTATAACTACCGGACTCTGGCTCCAAGCTACAGATTATCGAAGTCCATTGTAAACATGTACCTATTATGATATTCACTTAGTAATGAGTACTATAAGGTTACTTCCGTTATAACTTCATATTTGGCACATGCTTGTGACTCTGCGAAAAGATTCCCTTTGAGCCAACTTTGGTCTTAATCCAAATCTGattggaaaaaaatttaaaagaataaaagaaaaaagatccaTTTCCCCATTGTTGAGTAACATGATAGTAAAATGGAAGCTTTCCAGTTCATTCATCCTTACTGAAAACTTGTCATCAGGCcaactggtgaaaaaaatttgtttttaatctgcatctgtaaaaaaacaaccaccaaacaaaaaaccaccatgGTATTACGGAATATCATAAATCCTTAATATCAGTTATCTAGTTATCCTGTTTTCCTGTGTATGCCTTTACTATGTACAGTACAGTGGGAAATCAGTCAAGAGATAATATCAATCCATTATTCTAGTTTTGATATGATTGCTCTGTCTCCTCTCTCTCAAAACCTTTTCAAAGATGAACTGAGAGAATTAATTTGTCGAGGGGATTCAAACAGTTTTAGtgtgatttaaaatttttagcTAGTCATGATAAATGATGATAGGAACTAGATAGCTCGCTGAAAGTAAATACAATCTCTACTCTAAAATTTAGCAGATAAAAACCCAGGCTTTTATCCAGCCACCTCCCTTGGTATGTCTTCTATTTTTGGCCTGCTTCACCCTGCTATTCCTCTTAGCCCTGCAAAGCTAGACTGTTTTTACTTTGAGTACTGGGTGGTGtgcgtgggtgggaggggggaatgcaGGGATCTTGGTGCATATCTCTCCCAGTATGCTGTTTAGCTGCTGGTTGGATGGTCTCTTTATTAGAGATTGGAAGGGGTGAGCATACTAAGCTGATGATTTTGGCACTGACTCTCCTCTACTGGTCAGTCATCTGCCAGTTGACAGTCTGGGTAGCAACTGTGAAGCTCCTTCATCCACCTAGCAGAAGACTTGCCAAGTGCAGCATTCCACCGCAAGGCAGAGGTCTCTTGCTGGTAGAAACATAAGGAAACCTCTGATTACGCAGCCTGTATGTTaatccttttccctttttataaacTAAAGGAACATTAAAACCTATATTTCATATAACAGGTTACAAATGTAAACATTTCAAAGTCAAAAATATGAAGACTTACTGAGTAACCTTAACTCCTGAATGCCACATACAGCATAGTTGGGAATGTATACCTTAATATACAATGGACTCAGTTCTACTTTCAGGTATGCTTTTAACATTCAGGCTGTCTTCCTTGGAGAATACACAAATGTACTGTATCTGAGGGCAAAATTGGGTTGTGATATATGAATTAGTTAAATCAAGGTTACCAAAGAATCTTTTAATTTTCCCGATTTCTGAACTGAAAGCTAAACTCAATGTTCTAATTGTCTGAGAGAATATGTATATGTTAACAATGTCTCTTGCTCACTCTTGAGGATGCTGCAGGGATGCACAAGGAAATGCATTTGTAACCATAGATGGACTGGGATCCCCATGATACTGTATTTTGCTTGGATGATATTTCCTGTCTGTAGACCTGATTTACTGGTTTTTTTGTGTTTAGGTGAAGGAGCACCTACCAGTAACTATGGCTATACCAACAGTGGGTATAGTGTACACGAAGAGGAAAATGAAAGGTTAACTGAAAGTCTGCGTACAAAAGTCTCTGCCATAAAATCAGTAAGTATATAATTATAGTGGCATCATCACTTTGATTGAATTAAGTGCACAATAGTGAAGCAGCAATAGAGGAAAAGTTTAGAACATAAATTGAATAGCGGAACAAAATATTGCCAGTCAAAAAGCACAGTGCATTCACTCGTGTAGCTGATTTCCTCTTTAATTAGACTTTAGCTCCTGCTGTCCTTTTTCGCTAATCATGAAGCTACTTGCCTGATGAGGACAGCAGAGTCTATACTTACTGCTTATTGTCAACTCCAGAAGTCAGCATTTCCTCGAGTATGACTCACACTGGCCAGGGAAACTAGAAGCCTGGGTTCAGCTCCGTAATTGGCCTGACAACtaggtttttgtttgttcctgtTAATTTAAGAAATTAGACTACTTGTACTTAGCAGAGACAGTAGTTGAAGAACAATCAAGTCCTTTAAGTTGAGGTTTGGACAACTTTTACTACATCTATTTATGAATATATAATATGGAATAATTATTTTGGAAGTAACATCCTGATTTCCTCAAAAGAAGAAACTTCTTGACTAGGGAAACTCATTCTAGAGACcgagtactgtatttttaaaataaatccttttcTAACTAGAACCCTGAGAGTCCACTCTACTCAACAAGAAACTCCATTTTTCCAATAGTTAATCCATTCCAAAACCTATTAAACATTTTGGAGCCCTCACTATAGGTGCTGTTTCTAGAGATGTGGTGCAAGGCAATGAATTTTACAGAATCAAAGCCCATACAATCTTATTGCTCAGACTGTTGCTCATAATTAAGCAATTCAGTTCCAATTAGACAAGCATAGAGACATTAGCTTAAATAAATGCTGTCATCTTAAATCATACTTTGAACTAGGATTGTCAAATTGGGGGTTGCATCAcaggtggtggttgggatttTGAAGTAAAATCACCAAAACACAGTGACTGCTAAGATCTAGTGGAGTGAGCTAAAGGGAGGGAAGAAGAAGCTCTGATTTCTGCTCTCACAGCTTGTCTCTCCTAACCATCTTCCTTACTGCCCACACTGTGCTATACTCCTGATAAGTGCCACTTAGAATCATCCGCACAGTACCCTCATACAAAAAGAGCAAAAGACCATGGGAGTGGGATCATGACACAAAAAAGTAGGTCATTTGGGTGGCCCCAGGTAGGAAAGTTTGAAATTCTGCTGTCAACATGTTAGTAATATAGCAATAACCTACTCCAGGGTGTGCATTAGTTAGGTGATTGCCATATACTTCAGGTGTACTGAGAACCAGGAACACAGACAGTACATTCAGCCATCCAAGCGGTGTGTCAATAACCTAATAACTGCACCCTGGTGTAGCGTATTGCTATGTAAATTTCACCCATATCTTTTAAATTTCTGGAAAATTCATGCTATGTCTTCTTCCACTGTGAAGAGTGGTTCTtagtaaaatgagaaaaatagGGAAAAGGCTATAAACACCTTCTCTCTATTCTGAATATTTGATTCCAGAATCAATCTTTATAGAGAACCTAAAAAAAATCCTGAGAAAAATGTATACCATAAAATAATGCCAGTCTTTAGGCTGTATATGTTCTTGTCGTAAACTGATACAACATAAATGTAGATGCGGTGGTAGCACTACATCACCAGAAGATGCATCTGCATGTCGGGAGATGCATTCAGGTTAGAGCCACTTTGCCATAGGGGGATGGTGTTAAAGTAACAAGTGTCCCAGAGTTGAGGGCCTTATCTATTGCACTTGTGCACAGTTTCATAGATGCTTTTCTTTAGCCTCTTTCAAAATATAGCATCCATGTTACTACATCTAGAAAAACACAGGAGATGACAGATATTTTCAGAATGACTTCTCCCAGTATATAATAGTCAAATCTGGTTTATATGGCTCAAATAATATAAGTAATGGTAATGCTCACTTCTTTTATAGCTTTCCATTGAAATTGGAACAGAAGttaaaaatcagaataaaatgtTATCAGACATGGTAAGTATGTAGCAATTAATCTTATTAATTTTTACAGTGATATATACATATGCTTGTTTATAGTTGGCATTTTTTATATTAAGAATCTTGTAGTGACGGGACTAAGAACTTATCCCTTATGTTATATAATAccacaaaaatgttaattattatagGGACAAAAAGGAGGAACAGTTCTGTCCTCCAAATTGACCGTTAGCTACTATTTCTATAGCAGCAGTGTTTCCTCATGTAAacactttggccttgtctacgctactggggtaagttgacctaagttacagtACTGCAGCTACATGAAAAATGTTGCTGGAGTCAGCGTAGCTTAtgttgacttactgcagtgtctgcaTTGCGCTGCATCTCTTACTTTAATCTTCTTGTTCCGTGGAGTACCAAAGTTGACCGGAGAGTGCTCTGtgatcgatttagtgggtcttcactagacctgttaaatcaacccctgctgcatCGATCACAGCACCATTGATCCCCAATAagcatagacatggcctttgTATGAATATAACTTTTAAAGGAGCAGTAAAGATTGGTAGGTCCCAGATGAGTCTAACTATTTCTGCTCCATTAAAGCAAACATGCAATAGGATTTAAAATATAGCTTTGACAAACCTGTACAGGGGGCATGTCAGTGCTagaattgattttaaaaaatggaggagGGAAGCAAAAATCCAAGAAAATTGGTTACTTGTGTAAGATGGTCTTGTACCTGAAAATAGATAATCAGATGGAATGGACATGAAATGAGGACTTCCCTTTATTATAGGCTAGCAAGATGTAACTGCCTGTTCATATGCTGGTTTGAAATAGTTTTTTAATACTTTAAATATAAGAAGAAAAGACAAATGCAAGAAGTGATTGTGCCTAGAGCATTGTAGCATGGTATTACTTGCTTAAAATGATTCTCTTTATGTTCTCCTTTTTCATAGGACTCTGACTTTGATTCTACGGGTGGATTTCTAGATGCGACTATAGGCAGACTGAAAACACTCTCCAGAGGGAGCCAGACAAAACTATTGTGCTACATGATGCTCTTTGCACTCtttgtcttttttgtaatttactgGATTATTAAACTGAGATGATGCAAATTATATCCAGCTTTTTTGTGCCACTTCAAGAGAATCACAAAATGGTGTTAATCTGTGAGGACAGACCTTAAATTTACATACTCTGTTGATAAATGTGGTTAAATGGTTATTGTAAATTATATTAGATATCAGTGCATTTGTTATGTATATTTTGTCTTAATGTTTACCATTCCAGAAGCTTTCTTATCATATCCCCTATTTTCTGGGGTTAACAAATGTTATCATACTACCTTGTGCATATTTACATCTTGGCTCAAGTTATTTCTTGGGGAAGTATCTTTGGaaatgcacaaaaataaataaataaaaaatgtgccCGCAAGGACAAAATGTGAAcctttaactttgaatttcctttaATGGGTTTCacgtttttaataaagtaaaaacaaatattaataaaattagggcctgatcctgagcaaGGACCTCAGGATAAGGCTTGTAGCAATTTGCAGATTATAAAAGTATGAAAAAGGCTTATGCTTTTTCAAAACAGATTTATTGTAGCATGGATTAAACCACCTGAAACTACAATATCTTCATACTTGTAATGCTTTGGGTGTGGGTTGGCAAGTTTCTATAAGTATCATGGcttagaattttaaaatgaaattaaaaaaaaaaattcacctcgCAGGTTAAGGAGGAATTAACTGACCTAAACTGGAAGAATGTTGGTTAATTTTAATTTGAGACCAAGCATTgctaagggctggtctaccctGGGAATTTACAGCGAGATAGCTATGTTTCTCAAGGTgtggaaaaatccacatccctgagagacaTTAGCTATGCAAACCAAACCCCTGCTATAGACAACattaggtggatggaagaattgtTGACCTAGcttctgcctcttggggaggtggattacctatgcagATGGGAGAACCCCTCAGGTGTGCATTGGTAATGTCCACACTGAAGTGCTATcgtggcagagctgcagcaacattgtatatgtagacaagccctaagacgtATTCAATATAACCAAATGCCTTTTGATAGTTTGGGGAACCAGCATGGACAAGATGCAAATATTTGCATAGCATCTTTCCATTACATTTTGTATTTAAGTACTTAAAACTTACTGATTCTATTGAATCGCTGGGGTTTTTATCCTTCGTACATTTGTCAGTTAATGACCTCTTAAAGCTACTTAGCATAATTTTTAAATGTGAAGCCAGATTTATAAGCTCTTATACTGGAGAGTATTATGATGCAAGATAGCACTAATTACCTCTTTTGTTAGAggcacttttatttatttgttgattAAGCCTTAGTTTTGGTTATTCATAAAGGTAAATTCTTGACTAGCAACTATTACACTGTTAAATGCAGCATACAAAATAGAAACCATTTTCTGGAGATTGAAATGTTATCTAAAAGAAAACTATGCCTTGCCTAAACTTTCTGGACTCACTATTAAATGCAATATGTTGCCATGACTTGTAGTACTACCCCATTACAAAGTGTAAAAAATAAAGCATGTCTGTGGTATATTTCTTAGCCATATGGATTTGTTCCTGAAAATAGATTGCAGGTTTTGTTCCATCTTATGTAGTCTTTCCTAGCATAAAATACTAAgaggtttttcaaaagtgctgattttaaaataatgttagaatcagtattcaatattttaaacagCAGCATTTAATGATGCAACAatcattttgggaaaaaaaacaactggtAAACTGAGGTGCATTCTGAATATTTAAGTATCATACTAGTATTAGTCTGGTGGGTAGTTACTTTTATAATCCATATTCAGCAACTTGATTGTGTTTTTCTTATCTACCACGTTTGAAGAGACCTAATTCTAGATAGTCTGCAAAAGAATTAATCTACTGTAGTTTGAGTAGACTTGAAAATTTTTTTGTCAAACATCTAAAATAATTTACACAAACAAAATGTGCTTGAAACACTGACTCTTACGTAACACATCCTCCATCTTTAAAGGATGGCTGTTTGTATCACTGTAGGTATGTTGCAATGGCCCTCTGCCCAAGGAACCCTCCATTTTTAACATAAATCTGCCTTCAGGAATTAAAGTCCACTCACTATTCTATTTGTAGGTATTGTAGTCTTTGGGAGTGAGCGTTACCCCCCCAAGCTGAGATACTACAAGCATTATTCAGAATACAGTACATTGCCTCTGACCTCCAGAGCTTTTGCACCTCATCTGTCTTGCCAGGCTTAGCGCTTCCCCCTTTGCTAGTGGCAGGGCCTGGAGCAAATCAGCCCCACTCTGGACAgtgtttctttccctttttatttatcaATATTTTCAAGGAAGGCTTTGGGGCAGGCCCAAAGAGTGctccaaacaaaagaaacaaattcaCAAACACAAAAGACAGGAAGACACCTTTTCCTATCCCGTCTCTCAGGTGGGGAGTTATCCTGTTATTGGCCCCAGAGTACCCATCCTTCCGCTAAACAGGCATTCAGTTTAGTTGTTTCCCTTGtcaggagcagagcagcccctcaCCCTGGAGAAGCCTATCTTCCAGCTACCGCTAGCCCTGCAACAACTtgtctctctgccccctctctcaCCAGAAGAGGGGTTTATAAATGTCTCAGGCAGCCCTTGattggactcaggtgtccctaGTTGCACTGAGGTAACCCCTCAGTTGATAGGGAAAATGGCCTTTATCAAACAGCCCTTCCACTATTCTCTTGCAGCTGTCCAGCCagactttgtcacaatacatacatAGATGCACATACTGTCTTCATGTTACTGCAGCATCTCTTTTTGGTGATCAA
Coding sequences within:
- the BET1 gene encoding BET1 homolog isoform X1 — translated: MRRAGLGEGAPTSNYGYTNSGYSVHEEENERLTESLRTKVSAIKSLSIEIGTEVKNQNKMLSDMDSDFDSTGGFLDATIGRLKTLSRGSQTKLLCYMMLFALFVFFVIYWIIKLR
- the BET1 gene encoding BET1 homolog isoform X2; translated protein: MRSRTGEGAPTSNYGYTNSGYSVHEEENERLTESLRTKVSAIKSLSIEIGTEVKNQNKMLSDMDSDFDSTGGFLDATIGRLKTLSRGSQTKLLCYMMLFALFVFFVIYWIIKLR